Proteins from a single region of Pseudomonas phenolilytica:
- the nosZ gene encoding TAT-dependent nitrous-oxide reductase: MSDKSKNNPETLEKGGLSRRGFLGATAMTGAAVAATALGTSVMTRESFAAAVKEAKSKIHVAPGELDEYYGFWSGGHQGEVRVMGVPSMRELMRIPVFNVDSATGWGLTNESKAVLGDSAKFLNGDCHHPHISMTDGKYDGKYLFINDKANTRVARIRLDIMKCDKILTVPNCQAIHGLRLQKVPHTKYVFANAEFVIPHPNDGKVFDLQDENSYTMYNVIDAEKMEMAFQIIVDGNLDNTDADYTGRFAASTCYNSEKAFDLGGMMRNERDWVVVFDIHAAEKAVKAGKFITLGDSKVPVLDGRKKGDKDSEFTRYIPVPKNPHGCNTSSDGKYFIANGKLSPTCSMIAIDMLPDLFAGKLKDPRDVIVGEPELGLGPLHTTFDGRGNAYTTLFIDSQVVKWNMEEARRAYKGEKVNYIKQKLDVHYQPGHIHASLCETSEADGKWLVALCKFGKDRFLPTGPLHPENDQLIDISGDEMKLVHDGPTFAEPHDCIMARRDQIKTKKIWDRNDPFFAGTVEMAKKDGINLETDNKVIRDGNKVRVYMTSMAPAYGVQEFTVKQGDEVTVTITNIDQIEDVSHGFVMVNHGVSMEISPQQTSSITFVADKPGLHWYYCSWFCHALHMEMVGRMMVEPA, from the coding sequence ATGAGTGACAAGAGCAAGAACAATCCCGAAACGCTGGAGAAGGGTGGCCTGAGCCGCCGTGGCTTCCTCGGCGCAACTGCCATGACCGGTGCGGCTGTTGCTGCCACCGCCCTGGGCACTTCCGTCATGACGCGCGAGTCCTTCGCGGCCGCGGTCAAGGAAGCGAAATCGAAGATTCATGTGGCTCCGGGTGAGCTGGATGAGTACTACGGTTTCTGGTCCGGTGGTCACCAGGGCGAAGTGCGCGTGATGGGCGTGCCGTCGATGCGCGAACTGATGCGCATCCCGGTATTCAACGTCGACTCGGCCACCGGCTGGGGCCTGACCAATGAGAGCAAGGCGGTCCTCGGCGACAGCGCCAAGTTCCTCAATGGCGACTGCCACCACCCGCACATCTCGATGACCGACGGCAAGTACGATGGCAAGTACCTGTTCATCAACGACAAGGCCAACACCCGCGTCGCGCGTATCCGTCTGGATATCATGAAGTGCGACAAGATCCTGACCGTGCCGAACTGCCAGGCCATCCACGGCCTGCGCCTGCAGAAGGTGCCGCACACCAAGTATGTCTTCGCTAACGCCGAGTTCGTCATTCCGCACCCGAACGACGGCAAGGTGTTCGACCTGCAGGACGAAAACAGCTACACCATGTACAACGTGATCGACGCCGAGAAGATGGAAATGGCGTTCCAGATCATCGTCGACGGCAACCTCGATAACACCGACGCCGACTACACCGGCCGCTTCGCCGCCTCCACCTGCTACAACTCGGAGAAGGCCTTCGATCTGGGCGGCATGATGCGCAACGAGCGCGACTGGGTTGTGGTATTCGACATCCACGCGGCTGAAAAAGCGGTCAAGGCGGGCAAGTTCATCACCCTGGGCGACTCCAAGGTGCCGGTGCTCGACGGTCGCAAGAAGGGCGACAAGGACAGCGAGTTCACCCGCTACATTCCGGTGCCGAAGAACCCGCACGGCTGCAACACCTCGTCCGACGGCAAGTACTTCATCGCCAACGGCAAACTGTCGCCGACCTGCTCGATGATCGCCATCGACATGCTGCCCGACCTGTTCGCTGGCAAGCTCAAGGACCCGCGTGACGTCATCGTCGGCGAGCCGGAGCTGGGCCTCGGCCCGCTGCATACCACCTTCGACGGTCGCGGCAACGCATACACCACGCTGTTCATCGACAGCCAGGTGGTCAAGTGGAACATGGAAGAAGCCCGTCGTGCCTACAAGGGCGAGAAGGTCAACTACATCAAGCAGAAGCTCGACGTGCACTATCAGCCGGGCCACATCCATGCCTCGCTGTGCGAAACCAGCGAAGCCGATGGCAAGTGGCTGGTGGCACTGTGCAAGTTCGGTAAGGACCGCTTCCTGCCGACCGGCCCGCTGCATCCGGAAAACGATCAGCTGATCGACATTTCCGGCGACGAGATGAAGCTGGTGCACGACGGCCCCACCTTCGCCGAGCCGCATGACTGCATCATGGCCCGCCGCGACCAGATCAAGACCAAGAAGATCTGGGACCGCAACGATCCGTTCTTCGCCGGCACTGTGGAGATGGCCAAGAAAGACGGCATCAACCTGGAAACCGACAACAAGGTCATCCGCGACGGCAACAAGGTGCGCGTCTACATGACCTCGATGGCTCCGGCCTACGGTGTGCAGGAGTTCACGGTCAAGCAGGGCGATGAAGTCACCGTGACCATCACCAACATCGACCAGATCGAGGACGTGTCCCACGGCTTCGTCATGGTCAACCACGGTGTGAGCATGGAGATCAGCCCGCAGCAGACCTCTTCCATTACCTTTGTGGCCGATAAGCCCGGTCTGCACTGGTACTACTGCAGCTGGTTCTGCCACGCGCTGCACATGGAAATGGTCGGCCGCATGATGGTCGAGCCGGCGTAA
- the ccoN gene encoding cytochrome-c oxidase, cbb3-type subunit I, producing the protein MSEQHNPEAIAYNYHVVRQFTLMTLFWGVIGMGLGVFIAAQLVWPQLNFDLPWTSFGRLRPIHTNLVIFAFGGGALFASSFYIVQRTSHARLISDRLASVVFWGWQAACVAMPVTYALGYTTSKEYAEMEWPIALWVTLIWVLYAYLFFGTIARRRIGHIYVGNWFFGAFIIVTGMVHIINHALIPVSLLKSYSLYSGATDAMVQWWYGHSVVGFILSVGFLGMMYYFVPKQAGRPIYSYRLSIVHFWAIISIYIWAGPHHLHYTALPDWAQSLGMAMSIILLAPSWGGMINGMMTLSGAWHKLRTDPILRFLVVSLAFYGMSTFEGPMMAIKTVNALSHYTDWTIGHVHAGALGWVAMISIGSLYHLIPRLWGREQMYSVGLINAHFWLATIGTVLYIASMWVNGITQGLMWRAVNEDGTLTYSFVEALEASHPGYLVRMTGGAIFAAGMLLMAFNTWLTVRAAREEPLTGVSPLTVAG; encoded by the coding sequence ATGAGCGAACAGCACAACCCTGAAGCGATCGCCTACAACTACCACGTGGTGCGGCAATTCACCCTGATGACCCTGTTTTGGGGCGTAATCGGCATGGGTCTTGGGGTGTTCATCGCGGCGCAACTGGTGTGGCCACAGTTGAACTTCGATCTGCCGTGGACCAGCTTTGGGCGGTTGCGGCCCATCCATACCAATCTGGTGATCTTCGCCTTCGGCGGCGGCGCGCTGTTCGCCTCGTCGTTCTACATCGTGCAGCGTACCAGTCACGCCCGGCTGATTTCCGATCGGCTGGCCAGCGTGGTGTTCTGGGGCTGGCAGGCCGCCTGCGTGGCGATGCCGGTCACCTACGCGCTGGGCTACACGACATCCAAGGAATACGCCGAGATGGAGTGGCCGATCGCGCTGTGGGTCACGCTGATCTGGGTGCTCTACGCCTACCTGTTCTTCGGCACCATCGCACGCCGCCGGATCGGCCACATCTATGTCGGCAACTGGTTCTTCGGTGCGTTCATCATCGTCACCGGCATGGTGCACATCATCAACCACGCGCTGATTCCGGTGAGCCTGCTCAAGTCCTATTCGCTGTACTCCGGCGCGACCGACGCCATGGTGCAGTGGTGGTACGGCCACAGCGTGGTGGGCTTCATCCTCTCGGTGGGCTTTCTCGGCATGATGTATTACTTCGTGCCCAAGCAGGCGGGGCGCCCGATCTATTCCTACCGGCTGTCGATCGTGCACTTCTGGGCGATCATCTCCATCTACATCTGGGCCGGCCCGCACCATCTGCACTACACCGCACTGCCGGACTGGGCGCAGAGCCTGGGCATGGCGATGTCCATCATCCTGCTCGCACCGAGCTGGGGCGGCATGATCAACGGCATGATGACCCTGTCGGGCGCCTGGCATAAGTTGCGCACCGATCCGATCCTGCGCTTTCTGGTGGTGTCGCTGGCCTTCTACGGCATGTCCACCTTCGAGGGCCCGATGATGGCGATCAAGACCGTCAACGCTCTGTCGCACTACACCGATTGGACCATCGGCCACGTGCACGCCGGTGCGCTCGGTTGGGTGGCGATGATCTCCATCGGCTCGCTGTACCACCTGATTCCGCGGCTCTGGGGCCGTGAGCAGATGTACAGCGTCGGTCTGATCAACGCGCACTTCTGGCTGGCGACCATCGGCACCGTGCTCTACATCGCCTCGATGTGGGTCAACGGCATTACCCAGGGTCTGATGTGGCGCGCGGTCAACGAGGACGGCACGCTCACCTACTCCTTCGTCGAGGCACTGGAAGCCAGCCATCCCGGTTACCTGGTACGCATGACCGGCGGCGCGATCTTCGCCGCGGGCATGTTGCTGATGGCGTTCAATACCTGGCTGACCGTTCGCGCAGCGCGCGAAGAGCCACTGACCGGCGTGTCGCCGCTGACCGTGGCCGGCTGA
- a CDS encoding CZB domain-containing protein, with translation MRESSSAASLRAGVELANLDELSLKFVVYNHLLGERSQQAPQLPGERDCRFGRWYYGEGNRDIQALDCFAQIERPHTAVHAQGQAAIDAFGQDSLENALRHLERMEEANLEVMRIVNAVIEQYERSVTRAA, from the coding sequence ATGCGCGAGAGCAGTTCGGCGGCTTCGCTGCGCGCCGGGGTCGAGCTGGCCAACCTCGACGAGCTGTCGCTGAAGTTCGTGGTCTACAACCACCTGCTCGGCGAGCGCTCGCAGCAGGCGCCACAACTGCCCGGCGAGCGCGATTGCCGCTTCGGACGCTGGTATTACGGCGAGGGCAATCGGGACATCCAGGCGCTGGACTGTTTCGCCCAGATCGAGCGGCCACATACCGCGGTGCACGCGCAGGGGCAGGCAGCGATCGATGCATTCGGGCAGGACTCGCTAGAGAACGCGCTGCGCCATCTGGAGCGGATGGAGGAGGCCAACCTGGAGGTGATGCGCATCGTCAACGCCGTGATCGAGCAATACGAGCGAAGCGTAACGCGGGCTGCCTGA
- a CDS encoding NnrS family protein has protein sequence MQVIDRRKALSIPPIWRLAFRPFFLAGSVYALLAVPLWVAAWTGFWPGLQPTGGWLAWHRHEMLFGFAMAIVAGFLLTAVQTWTGQVAPSGNRLMALALVWLAARLGWLFGLPLALLVPLELLFPLAVALLMAQMLWAVRQKRNYPIVAVLSLMIAADVLVLVGLLQGDDGLQRQGVWAGLWLVAALMALIGGRVIPFFTQRGLGWVEAIKPWVWLDVALLVGTALIAILYALGLGLQAHPLLGLLFAAVGAGHLLRLARWYDKGIWGVALLWSLHLAMLWLVVAAFGLALWHFGLLVNASPALHALSVGSMSGLILAMIARVTLGHTGRPLQPPAGVVAAFVLFNLGTLARVFLTAVWPVAGLWLAALCWTLAFLIYAWRYAPMLVSARVDGHPG, from the coding sequence GTGCAAGTTATCGATCGGCGAAAAGCCCTGAGTATCCCGCCCATCTGGAGGCTCGCGTTTCGCCCATTCTTTCTCGCCGGCAGCGTCTACGCGCTGCTGGCAGTTCCGCTCTGGGTAGCCGCCTGGACCGGCTTCTGGCCAGGCTTGCAACCCACCGGCGGCTGGCTCGCCTGGCATCGCCACGAAATGCTGTTCGGCTTCGCGATGGCCATCGTTGCCGGTTTTCTGCTCACCGCCGTACAGACATGGACAGGCCAGGTCGCGCCGTCCGGCAACCGGCTGATGGCGCTGGCGCTAGTCTGGCTGGCGGCGCGTCTGGGCTGGCTGTTCGGTCTGCCGCTGGCGTTGCTGGTGCCGCTGGAACTGCTGTTTCCGCTCGCCGTCGCGCTGCTGATGGCGCAGATGCTCTGGGCGGTGCGGCAGAAGCGTAATTACCCGATCGTGGCGGTGCTGTCGTTGATGATCGCGGCCGACGTGCTGGTGCTGGTGGGGCTGCTGCAGGGCGATGACGGCCTGCAACGCCAGGGCGTGTGGGCCGGCCTGTGGCTGGTGGCTGCGCTGATGGCCCTGATCGGCGGACGGGTGATCCCGTTCTTTACCCAGCGCGGTCTGGGCTGGGTCGAGGCGATCAAGCCGTGGGTCTGGCTGGATGTCGCCTTGCTGGTCGGTACGGCGCTGATTGCGATCCTCTACGCGCTGGGACTGGGGTTGCAGGCGCATCCGCTGCTGGGGCTGCTGTTCGCCGCAGTCGGTGCTGGACACCTGCTGCGTCTGGCGCGCTGGTACGACAAAGGGATCTGGGGCGTCGCGCTGCTGTGGTCATTGCATCTGGCGATGCTCTGGCTGGTGGTGGCGGCGTTCGGCCTGGCGCTCTGGCATTTCGGCCTGCTGGTCAATGCCAGCCCGGCGTTGCACGCGCTGAGCGTCGGCTCCATGAGCGGCCTGATCCTGGCGATGATCGCACGGGTCACCTTGGGGCATACCGGCCGGCCGCTGCAGCCGCCGGCGGGAGTCGTCGCCGCCTTCGTGCTGTTCAACCTGGGCACGCTGGCGCGGGTGTTTCTCACGGCGGTCTGGCCCGTCGCCGGACTCTGGCTTGCGGCGCTTTGCTGGACGCTGGCCTTCCTCATCTATGCCTGGCGCTACGCACCGATGCTGGTGAGTGCACGGGTCGATGGCCATCCGGGCTGA
- the tatA gene encoding twin-arginine translocase TatA/TatE family subunit, with amino-acid sequence MGISIWQLLIILLIVVMLFGTKRLRGLGADLGSAISGFRKSISDTESASSTEAIKQDANRV; translated from the coding sequence ATGGGTATCAGCATCTGGCAACTCCTGATCATCCTCCTGATCGTCGTCATGCTGTTTGGCACCAAGCGCCTGCGTGGCCTGGGCGCGGATCTGGGCAGTGCGATCAGCGGGTTCCGCAAATCCATCAGCGACACTGAGAGCGCCTCGTCGACCGAGGCGATCAAGCAGGACGCCAATCGGGTCTGA
- a CDS encoding nitrous oxide reductase family maturation protein NosD gives MLRSQAVDVLSPWALCIFLVFGGVAQAAPQSITALPLQAEGEKLWRLPAGEYAGQFRIDQPMHLRCEPGAVIRAQGEGNALNIGAPDVTVEGCTLLDWGRDLTAMNSAVFIERNARGAQLKDNRLEGAGFGIWADGTQDVKIIGNRIVGDPSVRSQDRGNGIHLYAVHGAEVVGNHVRDTRDGIYIDTSNGNHLEGNVLEDLRYGVHYMFANDNSVIDNITRRTRTGFALMQSRKLVVIGNRSEQDQNYGILMNYITYSTLKNNFVSDVQRGDTGGDSMISGGEGKALFIYNSLFNTIENNHFEHSNLGIHLTAGSEDNKISANAFVGNEQQVKYVATRTQEWSVDGRGNYWSDYLGWDRNEDGLGDVPYEPNDNVDRLLWMYPQVRLLMNSPSIEVLRWAQRAFPVVKSPGVQDSHPLMHLPTQKLMNTTQEPSS, from the coding sequence GTGCTCAGATCTCAGGCTGTCGATGTGCTCTCTCCGTGGGCACTCTGCATTTTTCTCGTATTCGGTGGCGTGGCTCAGGCGGCGCCGCAATCGATCACCGCTCTGCCGTTGCAGGCGGAGGGTGAAAAACTTTGGCGGCTGCCGGCCGGTGAATACGCCGGGCAGTTCCGCATAGACCAGCCGATGCACCTGCGCTGCGAGCCCGGAGCCGTGATTCGGGCGCAGGGCGAAGGCAATGCACTGAACATCGGAGCGCCCGATGTCACGGTCGAAGGCTGCACGCTTCTCGATTGGGGGCGCGACCTCACCGCGATGAACTCTGCCGTGTTCATCGAGCGCAACGCGCGTGGCGCGCAGCTCAAGGACAACCGTCTCGAGGGCGCCGGCTTCGGCATCTGGGCCGACGGAACGCAGGATGTGAAGATCATCGGTAACCGCATCGTCGGTGACCCCAGCGTGCGTTCCCAGGATCGCGGAAACGGTATCCATCTGTATGCGGTGCATGGTGCCGAGGTTGTTGGCAATCACGTCCGCGACACGCGCGACGGTATCTATATCGATACTTCCAACGGCAACCATTTGGAGGGCAATGTTCTCGAGGACCTGCGTTACGGCGTGCACTACATGTTCGCCAACGACAACAGCGTGATCGATAACATAACGCGCCGCACCCGTACCGGCTTCGCGCTGATGCAGAGCCGCAAGCTGGTGGTGATCGGCAACCGCTCCGAACAGGATCAGAACTACGGCATCCTGATGAACTACATCACCTACTCGACGCTGAAGAACAACTTCGTCAGCGACGTGCAGCGTGGCGATACCGGTGGCGACAGCATGATCAGCGGCGGCGAAGGCAAGGCGCTGTTCATCTACAACTCGCTGTTCAACACCATCGAGAACAACCACTTCGAGCACAGCAACCTGGGTATTCACCTGACCGCAGGCTCGGAGGACAACAAGATCAGCGCCAATGCCTTCGTCGGCAACGAGCAACAGGTCAAGTACGTCGCCACCCGCACCCAGGAATGGTCCGTGGACGGGCGCGGCAACTACTGGAGCGACTACCTGGGCTGGGATCGCAACGAGGATGGCCTGGGCGACGTGCCCTACGAGCCCAACGACAACGTTGACCGCCTGCTGTGGATGTATCCACAGGTTCGGCTGCTGATGAACAGCCCCAGCATCGAGGTGTTGCGTTGGGCACAGCGCGCCTTCCCGGTGGTCAAGTCGCCGGGGGTGCAGGACAGCCATCCGTTGATGCATCTGCCGACCCAGAAATTGATGAACACCACGCAGGAGCCGTCCTCATGA
- a CDS encoding HPP family protein, translated as MHDSLSLWFRSFIPAPLNASPKEWLRAAFGIALVMPLVFCAGYWTVGTPLTLQIMGPAGASAVLVFVASSSPFAQPWALLAGNVVAALIGIGLGMSGLPSVLSLALAACLSLICLFSLRCLHPPSIALSLVAAVGGAEVHQLGFVLIGPVLFYSLLLVAVALVYNNLTGHPYPKPRLSRENVHHTHDLPPSERMSFTHDDVDQALREFGEYVDVTRDDLERLIKQTEKHALRRSMGEITAAHVMSRDLRWHTPDTFIEQAWQTLQAHRLRSLPVVEGDDHRLVGIVTQVDLLKHFHPQPGRLSFGQLNFLRGTKLRAIMTSPVVSVTADTHMVELVYLLSDRGLHCLPVIDAQQRLIGMITQTDLIAALYRNWLKHLPD; from the coding sequence ATGCACGACTCCCTCAGCCTGTGGTTCCGCTCGTTCATCCCCGCCCCCCTGAATGCTTCTCCGAAGGAATGGCTGCGCGCCGCCTTCGGCATCGCCCTGGTCATGCCGCTGGTGTTCTGCGCCGGTTACTGGACCGTCGGCACGCCGCTGACCCTGCAGATCATGGGGCCGGCCGGGGCGTCGGCGGTGCTGGTGTTCGTCGCCTCGTCCAGCCCGTTCGCCCAGCCGTGGGCACTGCTGGCTGGCAATGTGGTCGCCGCGCTGATCGGTATCGGGCTGGGCATGAGCGGCCTGCCGAGTGTGCTTTCGCTGGCGCTGGCGGCCTGTCTGTCGCTGATCTGCCTGTTTTCCCTGCGCTGTCTGCATCCGCCGAGCATCGCGCTGTCGCTGGTGGCGGCGGTCGGCGGCGCGGAGGTGCATCAGCTGGGGTTCGTCCTGATCGGCCCGGTGCTGTTCTATTCGTTGCTGCTGGTGGCGGTTGCGCTGGTCTACAACAACCTCACCGGGCATCCCTATCCGAAGCCGCGGCTGAGTCGCGAGAACGTCCATCACACCCATGACCTGCCGCCCAGCGAGCGCATGAGCTTCACCCATGACGACGTCGACCAGGCGTTGCGGGAGTTCGGCGAGTATGTCGACGTCACCCGCGACGATCTCGAACGCTTGATCAAGCAGACCGAGAAGCACGCGCTGCGCCGCAGCATGGGGGAGATCACCGCGGCGCACGTGATGTCGCGCGATTTGCGCTGGCACACCCCGGATACCTTCATCGAACAGGCGTGGCAGACGCTGCAGGCACATCGGCTGCGCTCGCTGCCGGTGGTGGAGGGCGACGATCATCGACTGGTCGGCATCGTGACGCAGGTGGATCTGCTCAAGCACTTCCACCCGCAGCCGGGGCGGCTCAGCTTCGGCCAGTTGAACTTCCTGCGCGGCACCAAGCTGCGTGCCATCATGACGTCGCCCGTGGTGTCGGTGACGGCCGATACGCACATGGTCGAGCTGGTCTATCTGCTCTCCGACCGCGGCCTGCACTGCCTGCCGGTGATCGATGCGCAGCAGCGGCTGATCGGCATGATCACCCAGACTGACCTGATCGCCGCGCTGTACCGTAACTGGCTCAAGCATCTGCCGGACTGA
- a CDS encoding SDR family NAD(P)-dependent oxidoreductase, whose translation MKSEFLDRLAVITGASSGIGLALCAALLQRGARVLAMSRTLGGLEPLLQSYPDQLVWLQGDVTHADDLQALSRRAAEMGPVSYLVPNAGIAELACGLDMPAFDRQWAVNGAGALNTLNALRGELAKPASVVFIGTFLTRSAFPGLAAYIASKAALGAQARTLAVEFAPLDVRINMVSPGPTATAIWGSLGLTDEQLDEVAESVTKRLLPGHFLESSAVANVILFQLSQGARGVYGQDWVVDNGYTVS comes from the coding sequence ATGAAAAGCGAATTCCTCGATCGTCTGGCGGTGATCACCGGAGCCAGTTCCGGTATCGGTCTGGCGCTGTGCGCCGCGTTGCTGCAGCGCGGCGCGCGGGTACTGGCTATGTCGCGTACCCTGGGTGGGCTCGAGCCGCTGCTACAGTCCTATCCCGATCAGTTGGTCTGGCTGCAGGGCGACGTGACCCATGCCGACGATCTGCAGGCATTGAGCCGGCGGGCCGCGGAAATGGGACCGGTGAGCTATCTGGTGCCCAATGCCGGCATCGCCGAACTGGCCTGCGGGCTCGACATGCCGGCGTTCGACCGGCAGTGGGCGGTCAACGGTGCCGGTGCGCTGAATACCCTGAATGCTCTGCGCGGCGAGCTGGCCAAGCCGGCCTCGGTGGTCTTCATCGGCACCTTCCTCACCCGTTCGGCCTTCCCGGGGCTGGCGGCCTATATCGCCAGCAAGGCGGCACTGGGCGCGCAGGCGCGGACCCTGGCCGTGGAGTTCGCGCCGTTGGATGTGCGCATCAACATGGTTTCGCCCGGGCCGACCGCGACCGCGATCTGGGGCAGCCTCGGGCTGACCGACGAGCAGCTCGACGAGGTCGCCGAAAGCGTCACCAAGCGCCTGCTGCCGGGGCATTTCCTCGAGTCCTCGGCCGTTGCCAACGTGATCCTGTTCCAGCTCTCGCAGGGCGCGCGTGGCGTTTATGGTCAGGATTGGGTGGTCGACAACGGCTACACCGTCAGCTGA
- a CDS encoding ABC transporter permease produces the protein MNQIWNIARKELSDGLRNRWLLAISLLFAVLAVGIAWLGAAASGQLGFTSIPATIASLASLATFLMPLIALLLAYDAIVGEDEGGTLMLLLTYPLGRGQILLGKFVGHGLILALAVLIGFGCAALAIALLVDDIELGLLLWAFGRFMISSTLLGWVFLALAYVLSSKVSEKSSAAGLALGVWFLFVLVFDLVLLALLVLSEGKFSPELLPWLLLLNPTDIYRLINLSGFEGAGSAMGVLSLGSDLPVPGAVLWLCLLAWVGASLLLAYGMFRRRLT, from the coding sequence ATGAACCAGATCTGGAATATCGCCCGCAAGGAACTCAGCGACGGCCTGCGCAACCGCTGGCTGCTCGCCATCAGCCTGCTGTTTGCCGTACTCGCGGTGGGCATCGCCTGGCTGGGCGCCGCGGCGTCCGGGCAGCTGGGATTCACCTCGATCCCGGCGACCATCGCCAGCCTGGCCAGCCTGGCCACCTTCCTGATGCCGCTAATCGCGCTGCTGTTGGCCTATGACGCGATCGTCGGCGAGGACGAAGGCGGCACGCTGATGCTGCTGCTGACCTATCCGCTCGGCCGTGGACAGATCCTGCTCGGCAAATTTGTCGGCCACGGACTGATCCTCGCCCTGGCGGTGCTGATCGGCTTCGGCTGCGCCGCGCTGGCGATTGCCCTGCTGGTCGACGATATCGAACTGGGCCTGCTGCTCTGGGCGTTCGGCCGCTTCATGATCTCCTCGACGCTGCTCGGCTGGGTGTTCCTCGCCCTGGCCTACGTGCTCAGCAGCAAGGTCAGCGAGAAGTCCAGTGCGGCCGGGTTGGCGCTGGGCGTCTGGTTCCTCTTCGTGCTGGTCTTCGATCTCGTGCTGCTGGCGCTGCTGGTGCTCAGCGAGGGCAAGTTCAGTCCCGAGCTGCTGCCCTGGCTGCTGCTGCTCAACCCCACGGACATCTATCGCCTGATCAACCTGTCGGGCTTCGAGGGCGCCGGCAGCGCGATGGGCGTGTTGTCGCTGGGCAGCGATCTGCCGGTTCCCGGCGCGGTGCTCTGGCTGTGCCTGCTGGCCTGGGTCGGCGCCTCGCTGTTGCTGGCCTACGGCATGTTCCGTCGGCGTCTGACGTGA
- a CDS encoding ABC transporter ATP-binding protein: MNAVEIQGVSQRYGSMTVLHDLNLTLGEGEVLGLFGHNGAGKTTSMKLILGLLQASEGQVRVLGRDPRTTDVRRQMGYLPENVTFYPQLTGRETLRHFARLKSTPLGQVDDLLEQVGLAHAADRRVKTYSKGMRQRLGLAQAVLGQPRLLLLDEPTVGLDPIATQELYLLIDRLRQGGTSVILCSHVLPGVESHINRAAILAKGRLQAVGSLAQLRAEAGLPVRIRASGIGSSEHWRQRWSDAGHSARTLSETSIEVVAVNGHKLVLLRELLGEGEPEDIEIHQPSLEDLYRYYMERAGDVRTQEVRA, translated from the coding sequence ATGAATGCGGTAGAGATCCAGGGCGTCAGCCAGCGTTACGGCAGCATGACGGTGCTGCACGACTTGAACCTGACCCTCGGCGAGGGCGAGGTGCTGGGCCTGTTCGGCCACAACGGCGCCGGCAAGACCACCAGCATGAAGCTGATCCTCGGCCTGCTGCAGGCCAGCGAGGGGCAGGTGCGGGTGCTCGGCCGCGATCCGCGCACCACCGACGTGCGTCGCCAGATGGGTTATCTGCCGGAGAACGTGACCTTCTACCCGCAGTTGACCGGCCGCGAAACCCTGCGTCATTTCGCCCGGCTGAAGAGCACGCCGCTGGGGCAGGTCGACGATCTGCTCGAGCAGGTCGGTCTGGCTCATGCTGCAGACCGGCGGGTGAAAACCTATTCCAAGGGCATGCGCCAGCGTCTCGGCCTGGCCCAGGCAGTGCTCGGCCAGCCGCGCCTGCTGCTGCTCGACGAGCCGACGGTCGGTCTCGACCCGATCGCCACGCAGGAGCTGTATCTGCTGATCGACCGCCTGCGCCAGGGCGGCACCAGCGTCATCCTCTGCTCCCACGTGCTGCCGGGTGTCGAGTCGCACATCAACCGTGCGGCGATTCTCGCCAAGGGTCGCCTGCAGGCGGTGGGCAGCCTGGCCCAGCTGCGTGCCGAAGCCGGCCTGCCGGTGCGCATCCGTGCCAGCGGCATAGGCAGCAGCGAGCACTGGCGCCAGCGCTGGAGCGACGCGGGTCATAGTGCCCGCACGCTGAGCGAAACCAGCATCGAAGTGGTAGCGGTCAACGGCCACAAGCTGGTGCTGCTGCGCGAACTGCTCGGCGAAGGCGAGCCGGAGGACATCGAGATCCACCAGCCCTCGCTGGAAGACCTGTACCGCTATTACATGGAACGCGCCGGCGATGTGCGCACCCAGGAGGTCCGAGCATGA
- a CDS encoding nitrous oxide reductase accessory protein NosL: protein MNRLYHHGIRALLLLALGLGLAACGEKEEVKQALDPVAFHENDECHVCGMVISDFPGPKGQAVEKGGVKKFCSTAEMLGWWLQPENKLLDAKLYVHDMGKSQWEHPDDAHLIDATSAYYVIGTSLKGAMGASLASFSDEAAAQKLAAEHGGRVLRFEQIDQALLQEAASMQHGAMHDEHAPAQHDNAHAGH, encoded by the coding sequence ATGAATCGGCTTTATCATCACGGTATTCGCGCGCTGTTGCTGCTGGCCCTGGGCCTGGGGCTGGCCGCCTGCGGTGAAAAGGAGGAGGTCAAGCAGGCGCTCGATCCGGTGGCCTTCCACGAAAATGACGAATGCCATGTATGCGGCATGGTCATCAGCGATTTCCCAGGGCCGAAAGGCCAGGCGGTGGAGAAGGGGGGCGTGAAGAAATTCTGTTCCACCGCCGAGATGCTCGGCTGGTGGCTGCAGCCCGAGAACAAGCTGCTCGATGCGAAGCTGTACGTACACGACATGGGCAAGAGCCAGTGGGAACACCCGGACGACGCGCATCTGATTGACGCGACCAGCGCCTATTACGTGATCGGCACTTCGCTCAAGGGGGCGATGGGTGCATCGCTGGCGAGCTTCTCCGACGAGGCGGCCGCGCAGAAACTCGCGGCCGAGCATGGCGGTCGCGTGCTGCGCTTCGAGCAGATCGACCAGGCCTTGCTGCAGGAGGCTGCGAGCATGCAGCACGGGGCGATGCATGATGAACACGCACCAGCGCAACACGACAACGCACACGCCGGTCACTGA